Proteins encoded within one genomic window of Leptolyngbya sp. FACHB-261:
- a CDS encoding HNH endonuclease produces the protein MSKDLHYYEDKFSRLNVNRHRKRGVAPYKPALLLAVIELIEQGLLTQNRVFISADLIATFIKYRDLLGPESYQADLAQPFFYMRSDGFWHLKAQPGLEAVVSKGVLTTLKKLRDTVQYAYFDDELFSLLNDSTSRHRLIRILVVTWFPDRNQEIAQLLKINSFQDFQDRLREKGGAVYAVEELKDENKTFVRDAAFRKIVLRAYQYQCAFCGLKVDTSLNQNIVDGAHIKPFSEFRDDRINNGLSLCKNHHWAFDRGWFSIEDDYTILVSNDLREESPHAKPMQEFQGERILLPNQENYFPRSEALRWHRENRFNRGEQLLTY, from the coding sequence ATGAGCAAAGATCTTCATTACTACGAAGACAAGTTTTCTCGCTTGAATGTGAATCGCCATCGCAAGCGGGGAGTAGCTCCATACAAACCGGCTCTACTCTTGGCGGTCATCGAGTTGATCGAACAGGGATTGCTCACTCAAAATCGAGTCTTTATCTCTGCTGATTTAATCGCAACCTTCATCAAATACCGAGATCTGTTAGGACCAGAGTCTTATCAAGCAGATCTGGCCCAACCGTTCTTTTACATGAGGAGCGATGGTTTTTGGCATCTCAAAGCGCAACCTGGTTTGGAAGCAGTTGTCTCTAAAGGTGTGCTGACAACGCTCAAAAAGTTGCGAGACACAGTTCAATATGCCTATTTTGATGATGAACTTTTTAGCTTACTGAATGATTCAACGTCCAGGCATCGATTGATTCGAATTCTGGTCGTGACCTGGTTTCCTGATAGGAATCAGGAGATTGCACAACTTCTAAAAATCAACTCGTTTCAAGATTTTCAAGACCGTCTACGCGAGAAAGGTGGGGCAGTTTACGCAGTAGAAGAATTGAAGGATGAGAATAAAACCTTCGTAAGGGATGCAGCATTCCGCAAAATAGTACTACGAGCATATCAATACCAGTGTGCATTTTGCGGGTTGAAAGTAGATACCTCCCTCAACCAGAACATTGTAGACGGAGCACACATCAAGCCTTTCTCAGAATTCCGAGATGACCGAATCAATAATGGTTTATCTCTTTGCAAAAACCATCACTGGGCTTTTGATCGCGGTTGGTTCAGCATAGAGGATGACTACACGATCCTGGTTTCTAATGACTTGAGAGAAGAGTCACCCCACGCAAAGCCCATGCAAGAATTTCAGGGCGAACGAATTCTCTTACCTAACCAGGAAAACTACTTCCCCAGATCTGAAGCACTGCGTTGGCATCGAGAGAATAGATTTAATCGTGGTGAGCAGTTGTTAACGTACTAA
- a CDS encoding endonuclease/exonuclease/phosphatase family protein, whose translation MNRASQTPNIQALVTRSLGLALSLTIVGITLLSILSSRGWSRVLELASSFKLQYLLISLILTGLIAFTRQKRLLLLACLCLGINAMEILPWYLPSRVEARGASELRILLANVNTQNKSYDQVLSWVRREQPDVAVFIETSVAWVKQLNGLTDLLPYSFSRFKERNLGIAIFSKVPLERPSINWFEAEKNPGPSVVANLRLQEQTLALIATHPLPPISPDFFQDRNRQLQAIAQYVRQLKTPVLLLGDLNLTMWSPYYRKFIGETGLRNARQGFGVLPSWPSVTTYPQVPALLSSLLRIPIDHCLLSPNLGVKTLRIGPEVGSDHLPLLINLLIPQAPPKQSDTGALNVIL comes from the coding sequence ATGAACAGAGCTTCTCAAACCCCTAATATTCAAGCTCTGGTTACCCGCAGCTTAGGTTTAGCGTTGAGCCTGACGATAGTTGGCATTACCCTGCTTTCCATTCTCAGCAGCAGGGGCTGGAGCCGGGTCCTTGAATTGGCCTCAAGTTTCAAGCTGCAATATCTGTTGATCAGTCTCATTCTGACGGGTTTAATCGCATTCACTCGGCAAAAGAGACTTCTATTGCTGGCTTGCCTCTGTCTTGGCATCAATGCAATGGAAATTTTGCCCTGGTATCTCCCTTCTCGGGTGGAGGCCAGAGGCGCTAGCGAATTGCGAATTTTGCTCGCCAATGTCAATACCCAAAACAAGAGCTACGACCAGGTTCTCTCATGGGTCCGGAGAGAACAGCCAGATGTTGCCGTTTTCATAGAGACCAGTGTGGCCTGGGTAAAACAGCTGAACGGGCTGACGGATCTGCTGCCCTACTCATTCAGCCGGTTCAAAGAGCGCAACTTGGGCATCGCTATCTTCAGTAAGGTTCCGCTTGAGAGGCCGTCGATCAATTGGTTTGAGGCTGAGAAAAATCCTGGTCCCAGTGTCGTTGCTAATCTGAGGCTCCAGGAGCAGACGCTGGCCTTAATTGCGACCCATCCCCTGCCACCGATCAGTCCCGATTTCTTTCAAGACCGGAACCGTCAGTTGCAGGCGATTGCCCAATACGTTCGGCAACTCAAAACCCCTGTCCTCCTTCTTGGGGATTTGAATCTAACCATGTGGTCGCCCTACTACAGAAAATTTATAGGTGAAACTGGCTTGCGCAACGCCCGTCAAGGCTTTGGTGTGCTGCCTTCTTGGCCGAGCGTGACCACCTATCCACAGGTCCCCGCTTTACTCAGCTCGTTGCTCCGGATTCCTATTGATCACTGTCTACTAAGTCCCAATCTTGGCGTAAAAACACTGCGTATTGGTCCAGAAGTAGGCTCGGATCACCTGCCCCTGTTGATCAATCTGCTGATTCCACAAGCCCCGCCAAAGCAGTCAGATACAGGGGCACTAAACGTTATTCTCTAA
- a CDS encoding thioredoxin domain-containing protein gives MPNRLAQSPSLYLRKHAFNPIDWWPWSPEALAKAQAEDLPIFLSIGYSSCHWCTVMEGEAFSDREIATYMNSYFLPIKVDREERPDLDSIYMQALQLMVGQGGWPLNIFLTPGDLVPFYGGTYFPVEARYGRPGFLKVLQALRDYYDHKKDEIQEHKDQILYYLHSAANLPAAQSLSDDLLLDGLAASAKSITRSGPGPNFPMIPHAALVLQGSRLRPAADDQQRAIDRGLDLALGGIYDHVGGGFHRYTVDNTWTVPHFEKMLYDNGQIVEYLANLWALGVEELAFKTAIEGTARWLRREMTAPEGYFYAAQDADSFQSPQAAEPEEGDFYVWSYGELAELLTHEELSALQEAFTVTPNGNFEGKTVLQRQTSNPLSEPTDAALSKLFQRRYGEHANPESPFPPARNNDEAKGKPWPGRIPPVTDTKMIVAWNSLMISGLARAYQVLAEPVYWQMASRAADFILDKQWLAGRFYRVNYEGTAAVPAQSEDYALFIKALLDLHQAAILQDKAQSKGQTDWLDQAIRVQKEFDDFLWDAAGGGYFNTSANASSDLLIRERSYTDNATPSANGIAVNNLVRLALVSEDLNYLERAEQTLKAFGEVMAKSPLACPVLFMGLDALHNHTLVRTSTAQLPPLLSKFYPVTVYKAESMPSPEVVGLVCQGLACREPARSPEQLVQQISDSQVRQS, from the coding sequence ATGCCGAATCGCCTCGCCCAATCCCCTAGCCTTTACCTGCGCAAACACGCCTTCAACCCCATCGACTGGTGGCCCTGGAGTCCTGAAGCTCTAGCTAAAGCGCAAGCTGAAGACCTGCCTATTTTCCTATCGATTGGCTACTCCAGTTGTCACTGGTGCACAGTCATGGAAGGCGAGGCCTTCTCAGACCGCGAGATCGCCACTTACATGAACAGCTATTTTCTGCCGATTAAGGTAGACCGCGAGGAGCGCCCCGACCTCGACAGCATTTATATGCAAGCCCTGCAACTAATGGTGGGGCAGGGCGGCTGGCCGTTGAATATCTTCCTGACCCCCGGTGATTTGGTGCCCTTCTACGGCGGCACTTACTTTCCAGTTGAAGCCCGTTACGGCAGGCCCGGTTTCCTCAAGGTGCTTCAGGCCCTACGCGACTACTACGACCACAAAAAAGACGAGATCCAAGAACACAAAGACCAAATTCTCTACTATCTGCACAGCGCCGCTAACCTGCCAGCCGCCCAAAGCCTGAGCGATGATCTACTGCTCGACGGACTAGCAGCCAGCGCCAAAAGCATAACCCGGTCTGGCCCCGGCCCCAACTTTCCGATGATTCCCCATGCAGCCCTGGTGCTTCAGGGTAGCCGCCTGCGACCAGCCGCCGATGACCAGCAACGCGCCATTGACCGAGGTCTGGATTTAGCTTTGGGCGGCATTTATGACCACGTGGGTGGCGGCTTCCATCGCTACACCGTAGACAACACCTGGACCGTGCCGCATTTCGAGAAAATGCTCTACGACAACGGCCAGATTGTGGAATATCTAGCGAATTTGTGGGCGTTGGGGGTCGAAGAATTAGCGTTTAAGACGGCAATCGAGGGCACTGCCCGTTGGCTGCGGCGAGAAATGACCGCGCCGGAAGGTTACTTTTACGCTGCTCAAGATGCCGATAGTTTCCAATCGCCCCAGGCAGCGGAGCCGGAAGAGGGAGACTTTTATGTCTGGAGCTACGGTGAGTTGGCAGAGTTACTGACGCACGAAGAGCTAAGCGCGCTCCAGGAAGCATTCACGGTGACGCCTAATGGCAACTTCGAGGGCAAAACTGTCCTCCAGCGCCAAACCTCTAATCCTTTATCTGAGCCAACCGATGCAGCGCTAAGCAAGCTATTCCAGAGGCGTTATGGCGAGCATGCAAACCCGGAAAGCCCATTTCCACCGGCTCGCAATAATGACGAAGCCAAGGGCAAACCCTGGCCAGGGCGAATCCCACCGGTGACCGACACCAAGATGATCGTGGCCTGGAATAGCCTGATGATTTCAGGGTTGGCCCGTGCCTATCAAGTCTTGGCAGAGCCAGTTTATTGGCAAATGGCTAGCCGCGCCGCTGATTTCATTCTCGACAAGCAATGGCTAGCAGGCCGTTTTTATCGCGTGAATTACGAAGGCACAGCGGCGGTCCCGGCTCAGTCAGAAGATTATGCACTGTTCATCAAAGCCCTACTGGATTTGCACCAAGCGGCCATTTTGCAGGACAAAGCACAGTCGAAAGGCCAAACCGATTGGTTAGACCAGGCAATTCGGGTGCAGAAAGAGTTTGATGACTTCCTCTGGGATGCAGCGGGTGGTGGCTACTTCAACACATCGGCCAATGCCAGCAGTGATTTGCTGATTCGGGAGCGATCCTATACAGACAACGCCACGCCGTCAGCCAATGGTATTGCCGTCAACAACTTGGTGCGTTTGGCACTGGTGAGCGAAGACTTGAACTATTTGGAGCGGGCAGAACAAACCCTCAAAGCCTTTGGGGAAGTGATGGCCAAAAGCCCATTGGCCTGTCCGGTTCTGTTCATGGGCTTGGATGCGTTGCACAACCACACCCTCGTACGCACCAGTACCGCTCAGCTTCCGCCGCTGCTCAGCAAGTTTTATCCCGTAACGGTATACAAAGCAGAGTCTATGCCCAGTCCAGAGGTTGTCGGTTTAGTTTGTCAGGGCTTAGCCTGTCGAGAACCCGCCCGGTCCCCAGAGCAATTAGTCCAGCAGATTAGCGACAGTCAGGTGCGCCAGAGTTAA
- a CDS encoding Rpn family recombination-promoting nuclease/putative transposase: protein MSNLVFLFADTQLLGWTACPPPEDTVASNCFLSPPLYYDNLCKYLAEQYPAQFIRWLLTTEAADIRVLKTELGNEPIRADALTFLQTSNQLLHLEFQTRPDADMPLRMLDYWVRLYRQYRCSIEQVVIFLKPTTSELVFVEEFRVEQTWHGYRVIRLWEQDPAPLLADPALLPFAVLAQTNSPEALLEQVAAQVAMIEAPAERKSISTCTQVLAGLRFEKELIRTVFREELMQESVIYQDILQKGLQQGMQKGELKIILSLLARQLGSLPPDLQAQIQQLSLARLEALGEALLDFSTLEDLSSWLRAQS from the coding sequence ATGAGCAATCTGGTGTTTTTGTTTGCGGATACCCAACTGCTGGGATGGACAGCTTGCCCACCGCCTGAGGATACTGTTGCCTCAAACTGTTTTCTGTCGCCGCCTTTGTACTACGACAATCTTTGTAAGTATCTGGCTGAGCAGTATCCTGCCCAGTTTATCCGCTGGCTTCTAACCACTGAAGCGGCTGACATTCGGGTGCTCAAAACTGAATTGGGCAACGAGCCGATCCGAGCTGATGCGCTCACCTTTCTGCAAACTAGCAATCAACTTCTGCATTTGGAATTCCAAACTCGCCCTGACGCCGACATGCCTTTGCGCATGCTGGATTACTGGGTGAGGTTGTATCGCCAGTATCGTTGCTCAATCGAGCAGGTCGTGATTTTCCTCAAACCCACAACCTCTGAGCTGGTTTTTGTGGAGGAGTTCCGAGTTGAGCAGACCTGGCATGGCTATCGAGTCATTCGTCTGTGGGAACAAGACCCGGCTCCTTTGCTGGCTGATCCGGCTCTGCTTCCTTTTGCTGTGCTGGCGCAAACTAATTCACCAGAAGCTCTGCTGGAGCAAGTGGCAGCTCAGGTGGCTATGATCGAGGCACCGGCTGAGCGCAAGAGTATCTCGACTTGCACGCAGGTTTTGGCGGGACTTCGCTTTGAGAAAGAGCTGATTCGTACTGTTTTTCGAGAGGAGCTTATGCAAGAGTCAGTGATTTACCAGGACATCCTGCAAAAGGGCTTGCAGCAGGGTATGCAGAAAGGTGAGTTGAAGATTATCCTGTCCCTCCTTGCTCGCCAATTGGGCTCACTTCCCCCTGATCTACAAGCGCAAATTCAGCAGCTCTCTCTAGCTCGGTTAGAAGCTCTGGGTGAGGCGCTACTAGATTTCTCTACGTTGGAGGATTTGAGTTCCTGGCTGAGAGCGCAATCCTAG
- a CDS encoding DUF4351 domain-containing protein, with translation MLQESVIFQDILQKAFQEGFQEAFQESFQEAFQEAFEQGKREGASYIILRLLPRLLGSLSHELQARICQLSFDQLEDLAEALLDFSTAEDLVTWLESNPLLAED, from the coding sequence ATGCTGCAAGAGTCGGTGATTTTCCAGGACATCTTACAGAAGGCCTTTCAGGAAGGTTTTCAAGAGGCATTTCAGGAAAGCTTTCAGGAGGCTTTTCAGGAAGCCTTCGAACAGGGCAAGCGGGAAGGCGCATCGTACATTATCTTGCGCCTCCTCCCTCGTCTCCTGGGGTCGCTATCTCATGAGTTGCAAGCTCGAATTTGCCAGTTGTCTTTCGACCAGTTAGAGGATTTGGCTGAGGCTTTGTTGGACTTTTCAACTGCTGAGGATTTGGTGACTTGGCTGGAGTCAAATCCACTTTTGGCTGAAGATTAG
- a CDS encoding DM13 domain-containing protein, whose translation MKLNHLILLGVAAISTSVFSVSSYAASVQETSARVASPSALLTQSDATVAQTQTQPQTQPQTQTVALMTGTFVAGEAPTTGTARIVRQGGHRYLEVDRAFSTSNMGPDLHVLLESANRPPQSYQTQGSFVNLGKLHSSNGAQRYPIPDSVNLANFKSVVVWCRMANATFGYAPLRPASAASAQ comes from the coding sequence ATGAAGTTAAACCACTTGATCCTGCTCGGTGTTGCTGCTATTTCAACCTCAGTTTTTTCGGTGTCAAGTTATGCAGCAAGCGTGCAGGAAACTTCCGCTCGGGTGGCTAGTCCTTCTGCGCTCCTGACTCAGTCTGATGCGACAGTTGCGCAAACCCAAACCCAGCCCCAAACCCAGCCCCAAACCCAGACAGTTGCCCTCATGACTGGCACCTTTGTTGCTGGAGAGGCTCCTACGACTGGCACCGCTCGGATTGTAAGACAGGGCGGCCATCGATATCTAGAAGTTGACCGGGCTTTCAGCACCAGTAATATGGGGCCCGATTTGCACGTTCTTCTAGAGTCTGCTAACCGACCACCGCAGTCTTATCAAACCCAGGGCAGCTTTGTGAACCTCGGCAAATTGCATAGCTCCAACGGGGCTCAGCGCTACCCCATCCCCGATAGTGTCAACCTGGCAAACTTCAAGTCTGTAGTTGTCTGGTGCCGCATGGCTAACGCCACCTTCGGCTATGCTCCGCTTCGCCCTGCCAGCGCCGCCAGCGCTCAGTAG
- a CDS encoding helix-turn-helix transcriptional regulator: MGKAGRSLKQVLEAHGISQNKLAVAMNLPRSNIGRWVHEDRDPSAENVVEIVEALRKINAEAAEEFIKLYLGGSLQGEEDPGE, translated from the coding sequence ATGGGAAAAGCAGGCAGGTCCCTCAAGCAGGTGCTGGAGGCGCATGGCATCAGCCAGAACAAGTTAGCAGTTGCAATGAACCTTCCCCGCTCGAACATTGGTCGCTGGGTTCATGAAGACCGAGATCCCTCTGCTGAGAATGTCGTAGAAATTGTGGAAGCGCTGCGCAAAATTAATGCAGAGGCGGCTGAGGAGTTTATTAAGCTCTATCTCGGTGGCTCACTTCAGGGCGAAGAAGACCCTGGCGAATAG